In Candidatus Thermokryptus mobilis, the DNA window TTCTCTTGCTTGGGCTTAAGTCCGAAACAATGGGATATATACAGAAGTTTATAATGATTTTTTACATTTTTTCAGTGACGATGGTTCTTGCCAAAATAGGCGTTGGCTTTGTCAATATGTATAGTAGGAAAGCCAAAGATGTTTTGCCTTCAACAAGTTTGTTCGTGAATTTGACAAGGATTGTAATTATTGGGATTGGAATACTTGTTATATTGCATTCACTTGGGATTTCAATCGCTCCTCTTTTGACAGCACTTGGGATTGGAGGATTGGCTGTGGCGCTTGCTTTACAGGATACGCTTTCAAATTTATTTGCTGGCTTGCATATCTTGATGACAAGACAAATAAAACCCGGGGATTATGTCCGACTTGAATCTGGGGAGGAAGGTTTTGTTGTTGATATAACTTGGAGAAACACGACGATAAGAGAGCTTCCGAACAATTATATCATTGTTCCGAATTCAAAACTTGCTCAAGCGATAGTCAAGAATTATTACATGCCTGAGAGAGAAATGTCAGTCGTAATACAAGTTGGCGTAAGTTATGACAGTGACCTTGAAAAGGTGGAGAAGGTTACAATTGAAGTGGCAAAGGAGGTTATGCGCGAGGTCCCCGGGGGTATTCCTGAATTTGAACCATTCATAAGATACCACACTTTCGGGGACTCAAGCATTAATTTTTCTGTTATATTGAGATGTCGCGAGTTCACGGATCAATACATAATCAGGCATGAATTCATAAAAAGGTTACACAAGCGATACCGCCAAGAGGGGATAGTGATTCCGTTCCCAATCAGGACGATTTACATCAACAGAAGTGACACTTAAACATCAAAATAGAGCATAAATTCATATGGATGCGGTCTCATCCTCATTGGATTCACTTCCTTTTCCCATTTATACTTTATCCACGCCTCTATGACATCTTCCGTGAAGACATCACCGCGGAGAAGAAACTCGTGGTCTCTTTCAAGTGCTTTAAGCGCTTCTTCAAGCGAGCCGGGTGTTGATGGTATGTTTTTTAACTCCTCGGGTGGAAGCGAATAAATGTCCTTATCAAGCGGTTCACCTGGATCAATTTTATTTATTATACCATCAATTCCTGCCATAAGCATAGCTGAAAAAGCAAGGTAAGGATTGCAAGAGCCATCAGGGAATCTGACTTCAATTCTTTTTGCTTTGGGGCTTGATGAATAAGTAGGTATGCGAATTGCTGCGCTTCTATTTCTTTGTGAATAGGCAAGATTAACTGGGGCTTCAAAACCCGGGACAAGCCGTTTATATGAGTTTGTCGTTGGATTTGTAAAAGCACATAGAGCAGGTGCATGTTTTAAAATCCCGCCAATGTAATAAAGGGCGATCTCACTTAAATTCGCATATCCATTTCCGTAAAACAATGGCTGACCATTTTTCCATAAGCTCTGGTGACAGTGCATACCAGAGCCATTATCTCCAAAAATTGGTTTTGGCATGAAAGTAGCTGTTTTACCATGTCTTCTTGCAACATTCTTAACAATGTATTTAAATATCAAAAGATTGTCAGCGCATTTGACGAGTGGAGCGAAGCGGAAATCAATCTCGCATTGCCCGCCAGTGGCAACCTCGTGATGTTGAGCTTCAACTTGTAAACCGCATTGTTCCATTATTAAAACCATCTCATTCCTTATGTCATTTAAAGAATCGGTTGGTGGCACAGGGAAATACCCTTCTTTATATCTGGGTTTATACCCGAGATTTGGTTTTTCATCTCTTCCTGAGTTCCATTGACCTTCAATTGAGTCAATGTAATAATATCCCTCGTGCGCATTTTGATCAAAGCGAACATTATCAAAGATGAAAAACTCCGCTTCTGGACCAAAATAAACAACATCAGCTATACCCGTTGATTTAAGATACGCCTCTGCCTTTTGAGCTATATATCGTGGACACCTTTCGTATTTTTCTTTTGTTATTGGGTCATATACATCACAAATTAAGCTTAAGGTTGGTACCTCTATAAACGGATCAATGAAAGCAGTCGTCGGGTCTGGAATTACAAGCATATCGCTTTCGTTTATACTTTTCCAGCCCCTGATGCTTGAACCATCAAACCCAAAACCATCTTCAAACGAACTTTCAGTTAACTCATGGACTGGGACGCTGAAGTGTTGCCATTGTCCTGGGAAATCCATAAACTTCAAATCAATCATTTTAATTTTGTGTTCCTTGATAATCCTGAAGATGTTTTCAATTGCTTCGCTTTTCATGCGTTTTTGACCGTTTTGTTTTTGATTAATTATTATTTCTCATCAGAAATTTTTATTCTTGTCGTCTCTTTAATCGTTGATAAAACTATATTTGTCCTTGTGCCAGTGACCCCTGGCCAGGATTGAATTCTTGCGAGGAGTTTTTCAAGTGTTGATGTGTTTTTGGTTTTTACTTTAAGTAAATGCGAACCTTCACCGGTGATTGAATGGCACTCAAGTATCTCGTCAACTTCCATCACACGCTCAATGAAAAGCGGGTAATTTTTTGATGAATCAATGCTAACAAACACAAACGCAGTTATATCTTTACCAAGTTTTTTTGAGTCAAGGATAGCTGTATAACCCTTTATAACTCCGGCATCTTCAAGTTTTTTCATTCGTTCACTTACCGATGGAACTGATAGCCCTGTGGCTTGAGCGATTTCATTTCTTTTCATTCTGCCATTTTTTTGGAGCAAATCCAAAATTTTAAGGTCAATATCATCAAAATTAATCATTTTTTAGGATAAATTTTATTTTAAGCTAATTTTTTAAGGAAAAAATCGCACTTAATATAATAAAATTGGATGAAATTGTCAAGTGTTTTTATAAGTCCGTGGTCGGTTTTGATTTCCCCAAACGTTGTTTCGTTTTCTTGCAACAAAGCAACTTTTTTCGTAAAATTGTCTTTGGAAGACAAATAAATCAACTCCCTTGTGATGAGAAAATTAATTTTCCTTTTGTTTTTTGCGAGTGTGCCTAATTTTGCCGATAATTTCGTTTATGTTATAAAAGTTGAAGGCACGATAAATCCGGCTACCGCTGAGTATATATCAAGTTCAATAAAGAAAGCAACGGAAGAGGGCGCCGAGTGTCTTGTTATAGAACTTGACACTCCTGGGGGATTGCTTGAATCAACAAGAAGCATTGTAAAGTCAATTCTTTCAGCCGAGATTCCTATTGTAGTTTTCGTTTATCCATCCGGGGCGAGAGCTGGTTCAGCGGGTGTTTTTATAACGCTTTCGGCTCATATTGCGGTTATGGCTCCGGGGACAAATATCGGCGCAGCTCATCCGGTCGGAATCGGCGGTATGGGTGATACTTCAAAGGTGATGGAGCAGAAGATAACCAATGACGCTGCAGCTTTTGTTAGAACCATCGCGGAAAAAAGAAATAGAAATGTTAAGTGGGCTGAAAAAGCCGTCCGAGAAAGCATATCCTCAACCGAGACGGAAGCTTTAAAGGACAGCGTCATTGATTTGATAGCTAAGGATTTAAATGACCTCCTTGACAAAATTGACGGTAGGAAGGTTAAAATTGATTCTGGTGAAAAAATTTTACGCACAAAAGATGCCAAAGTTAAGTTTGTTGAAATGAACTGGCGTGAAAAGCTTCTTGCGTTGATAAGTGATCCGAATATAGCCTATATACTTCTCTTACTTGGGATTTATGGGATTTTGTTTGAACTTTATAATCCAGGAGCAATTTTCCCTGGAGTTATAGGAGCTATTTGTTTGATACTTGCCTTTTACTCTTTGCAGGCACTGCCGATAAACTACGCTGGGCTTGCCCTGATAATACTTGGCATAATTTTGCTTTTACTTGAGATAAAAATTGTAAGTCATGGGCTTTTGACAATTGGCGGTGCCATTTCCCTTTTACTCGGTTCAATAATGTTAATAAACTCTCCGTTTGAGCTTATGCAGATTTCTTTAACCGTGATAATAACGGCGGTTGCTTTGACCGTTCTTTTCTTTCTTTTTGCCATAGGTATGGCTTTGAAAGCTCAAAGAAGAAAACCGACCACGGGGAAAGAGGCTCTAGTTGGAGAGAAGGGAATAGCTCTTACAAAGTTTAAGCCAGCATCAAACGGTTGGGCTACAGGACAAGTCAGAGTGCACGGCGAAATATGGAAAGCGATGAGTCAAGATGTTATAAATCCAAATGAAGAGATAGTTGTTCAAGGCATTGAAGGGTTGACATTAAAAGTTGCAAAGAGCGACAAACAAAAATAAAAAATTAAAGCTGGAGGATTGCTATGACAATATCACTTTTGACTGTAATCATTGTTTTTTTGATCATCATACTTTCAAGCGCAATAAGAGTTCTGCGTGAATATGAGAGAGGTGTCATTTTCCGACTTGGTAGGTTGATCGGAGCTAAAGGACCTGGGCTTATACTTTTGATCCCGATAGTTGATAGAATGGTTAAGGTCAGCTTAAGGACAGTCGCCTTAGATGTCCCACCTCAAGATGTTATAACAAGGGACAATGTTTCAATAAAGGTGAATGCTGTTGTTTATTTTAGAGTTGTTGACCCTGAGAGAGCGATCGTTGAAGTTGAAGATTATCTTTACGCCACATCTCAGCTTTCACAGACAACTTTGAGAAGTGTCCTTGGACAAAGCGAACTTGATGAAATACTTGCTGAGAGGGAAAAGATCAATCAGAATCTACAGCAAATAATTGATGCGCACACCGATCCTTGGGGTATTAAAGTTTCAATGGTTGAGATCAAGCATGTTGATTTACCTGCTGAGATGCAGAGGGCTATGGCAAGGCAGGCGGAAGCAGAAAGGGAAAGAAGAGCTAAGGTGATAAGTGCCGAAGGAGAATATCAAGCTGCACAGCGACTTGCCGAAGCTGCACAAATCATTGGACAATATCCGACGGCAATTCAATTGAGATTTTTGCAAACGCTCTCGGAGGTCGCATCTGAAAGAAATTCAACGACGATCTTCCCTATCCCAATTGAGCTGATAAGACCCTTTATTGAAGCTGGGGACAAGAAAAAATAAAAGGGATTTTATAAAGATTGAATTTACTTGTTGTTGGTTCAATAGCGCTTGACACAATTGAAACACCTTTTGCAAGTGTGTCTGAAACCCCTGGTGGTTCAGCACTATATATATCAATCTCGGCAAGCTACTTCACCGATTCAATAGGTCTTGTTGGTATAGTTGGAGATGATTTCCCCAAAGATGTAATTGATGAACTAAAACAAAGAAATGTAAACCTTAGTGGACTTAAAATAGTCCCGGGTGAAAGAACTTTCAGATGGGCTGGGAAATATCACTATGATATGAACACAAGGGAGACGATTTACACCCAACTCAATGTTTTTTCTGACTTTGACCCTATTATACCTGATCATTTTAAATCAAGTAAATACATCTGCCTTGGGAACATTGATCCAGTCCTTCAGATGAAGGTTTTAAATCAAGTTCGGAGTCCTAAACTTGTCATAGCAGATACTATGAATTTTTGGATTGAACGAAAGTTTGATGAGCTTCTTGAGACATTAAAACATGTAAATGTGCTGATTGTAAATGATGCGGAAGCCAGGCAAATTGCCAGAGAGCCGAATTTGATAAAAGCCGGTAGAAAAATTTTAAAACTTGGTCCCGATGTCGTGATAATAAAGAAGGGGGAACACGGCGCTGTTCTTATGATTGATAATGCGATTTTTTCAGCTCCAGCTTACCCAATTGAGGCAATTCAAGACCCAACCGGGGCTGGTGATACATTTGCTGGTGGGTTTGCCGGATGGCTTGCGAGGACGGATGATGTTTCTGAGAAAAATTTGAGAAGAGCTGTCATTTATGGGAGCGCAATCGCTTCGTTCTGTGTTGAGGACTTCGGAATTAACAGAATTAGGAAACTTTCATGGGAGGATATACAAAAAAGATTTAGGGCTTTTAAGGAGATGACAAGTTTTGAGGTTGATTGAGCAATACATGATTTACTAACAAAGTTGAATGAGAAGGTGAAAAAGTTTCAAATTTTATTTTTGTTAATTTTTTTAAGCACAAATTCACCAATGGTATTTCCCTCGGAGAAAAAATTTCTTATCAACGGTGAACCCACATTTACAGGGCTTGATGCGGGGATGTTTCAAGATACCAACACGAGAATTAAAATTGACCTTTCCGGAAAATGGCTCGCTAAGGTTGAGAACAAATGGATTGAAATACAAGTACCATCAGCATACGACTTCACAGGGGATGTCACTTTCAGAAAAAATTTTAACCTATCTGATTCAATCTTGAATAACATGACGCTTTTTCTTGTCTCTTACGGGATAAATTATGAGTGTGAGATATTCATCAACGGTCAGTTTTTGTCAAGTCATATTGGTGGTTACACATCGTTCGTTGTAAAAATCCCAGACAGGATGTTGAATTTCGGAGACAATGTGATTGAGATAAGGGTTAGTAATAAACTTAACTCAAGGACTACTATTCCATTGAGGCACCAAGTTTGGGCGTGGAGAAATTACGGTGGGATTTTTCGTGATATCTACATCCTTGCAACTCCGAAGGTTTGGATTGACGACGCAAAAGTTAAATATACATTTGGAAGCAATTACGCTGTTTTGAATGGAGAAATTGAATTATATGTGTCGTCCGTTGAGATTTCAAGGATTTTCCGAGATAAAAATTTTGAACTCAAGCTTCAGATTTTTGAGAGAGAGAATAATACTTTTGTCGCTGAGACGGCACCAGTTAAATTTTTTATTGATGATTCAAGAAGTCAAAAGATCAACTTGCCATTTACTATATATAACCCGAAGATGTGGAGCCCCGAGTCCCCATCACTTTACATTTTGAAATTGATTTTGACGAACTTAGGAAATGTAGTTGATGAGTTTATCATTCTCACCGGGTTTAGGGATGTGAAAATTTTAAATGGCGACATTTATTTAAATGGGAAAAGATTTATTTTTAAGGGAATCTCAAGGCATGAGGACCATCCGAAATATGGCAACTCCCTAACCTATGAGGAGATGGAAAAAGACATAGTTTTGATAAAAAATCTCGGCGCAAATGCAATTCGCCTCGGGCATTATCCCGCTCATCCTTATGTTTTGAATCTTTGCGATAGATATGGGCTTTTCGTCCTTGAGGAGATACCTGTTTGGAATGTTCCCGCTGATATACTGACAGAAGAAAGATATATCTCCTTAGCTAAGGATTATGTCTATGAGATGATAAATCGCGACAAGAATCATCCATCTGTTTTTGCTTGGGGGATAGGAAATGAGTTTGATTCTGCTGAGCCGATCGCAAGAAGATATGTTGAGGAGTTGAGGAAATTTATCCGGGCAATTGATGATAGACCCGTTTATTATGTCTCAAGGATGATAAAAAATGATGTTTGTGCTGATCTTGTTGACATCGCCTGTGTAAATGTTTATATAGATGATTTGAGAAAATTTTCCGAGAATATATCGTTTTGGAAATCAAAATATAAAAATAAACCAGTTGTGATAAGTGAGTATGGCAAAGCTGTTCAACTTGGAAATAGGAATGGGTATTCCGATCCTTTGTCATATGAAAGTCAGGCGAAGTATATACTTGAAAGGTATAGGTTGATTCAAGAGTTTGATTTGGATGGTTCTTTTGTTTGGATTTTTGCTGATTGGAAGGGGGAAAGACCTGTTTTAACTTTGCCGAACAGTGATCGCTATCTTTACACAATGGGTCTTGTATCTTATGATAGATCTGAAAAGCGTCCAGCGTATGAGGTTTTAAAAGCCCTTTACACCGAGGGGAAAATCCCAGCACTTCCAATTGGTGATTATTCAGAGCCTATTCCGACAGTTTATACCATCATAGGAATTATCTTGCTTCTTTCTCTTTCTTATATCTATTACTCATATCGCTGGTTCAGAGAGAATCTTAACAGGGCTCTTTTCAAGCCGTATAACTTTTTCGCAGATGTCAGAGATCAGTATTTAATTTCAAGCGGACAGACGACGATACTTTCGCTTATCTTATCTTCAACATTTGGGATTTTCATTGCTGGCGTTTTGAACCGATTAAAGCAGAATGAATATCTTGATTATATTCTGACACATTTTATATTCGTTGACCAACTGAAAGTGAAGTTGATTTCAATCATTTGGGACCCGCTTTATTCTTCAATTTTCTTTTCAATTTTATCTTTCGTTTCAATTCTATTTATCGCTCTTTTGATTCAATTTTTCTCAACCTTTGTTAAGGTGAAAGTTTACCCCAGCCATTCGTATTCGGTTGCTGTGTGGTCATTTTTGCCTTTGATATTTTTAATCCCAATTGATATGATTTTGTACAGGGTGATAAATGGATTTGGGTCGGGTTTGGTGATCGTTTTAATTGGGGTTTTCGTTTGTTTGATTTCTTTTGTAAGGTTGGTGAAAGGGATTGCGATAATTTATGAGGTTAAGCA includes these proteins:
- a CDS encoding mechanosensitive ion channel family protein, with translation MFQRFENLITPIAIFIIGIIIGIIVERVILNKLYKLAQKTKWEGDDIIIASLRGWIIFWFALAGLNASVLLLGLKSETMGYIQKFIMIFYIFSVTMVLAKIGVGFVNMYSRKAKDVLPSTSLFVNLTRIVIIGIGILVILHSLGISIAPLLTALGIGGLAVALALQDTLSNLFAGLHILMTRQIKPGDYVRLESGEEGFVVDITWRNTTIRELPNNYIIVPNSKLAQAIVKNYYMPEREMSVVIQVGVSYDSDLEKVEKVTIEVAKEVMREVPGGIPEFEPFIRYHTFGDSSINFSVILRCREFTDQYIIRHEFIKRLHKRYRQEGIVIPFPIRTIYINRSDT
- the glnA gene encoding type I glutamate--ammonia ligase — translated: MKSEAIENIFRIIKEHKIKMIDLKFMDFPGQWQHFSVPVHELTESSFEDGFGFDGSSIRGWKSINESDMLVIPDPTTAFIDPFIEVPTLSLICDVYDPITKEKYERCPRYIAQKAEAYLKSTGIADVVYFGPEAEFFIFDNVRFDQNAHEGYYYIDSIEGQWNSGRDEKPNLGYKPRYKEGYFPVPPTDSLNDIRNEMVLIMEQCGLQVEAQHHEVATGGQCEIDFRFAPLVKCADNLLIFKYIVKNVARRHGKTATFMPKPIFGDNGSGMHCHQSLWKNGQPLFYGNGYANLSEIALYYIGGILKHAPALCAFTNPTTNSYKRLVPGFEAPVNLAYSQRNRSAAIRIPTYSSSPKAKRIEVRFPDGSCNPYLAFSAMLMAGIDGIINKIDPGEPLDKDIYSLPPEELKNIPSTPGSLEEALKALERDHEFLLRGDVFTEDVIEAWIKYKWEKEVNPMRMRPHPYEFMLYFDV
- a CDS encoding Lrp/AsnC family transcriptional regulator, producing MINFDDIDLKILDLLQKNGRMKRNEIAQATGLSVPSVSERMKKLEDAGVIKGYTAILDSKKLGKDITAFVFVSIDSSKNYPLFIERVMEVDEILECHSITGEGSHLLKVKTKNTSTLEKLLARIQSWPGVTGTRTNIVLSTIKETTRIKISDEK
- a CDS encoding NfeD family protein; protein product: MRKLIFLLFFASVPNFADNFVYVIKVEGTINPATAEYISSSIKKATEEGAECLVIELDTPGGLLESTRSIVKSILSAEIPIVVFVYPSGARAGSAGVFITLSAHIAVMAPGTNIGAAHPVGIGGMGDTSKVMEQKITNDAAAFVRTIAEKRNRNVKWAEKAVRESISSTETEALKDSVIDLIAKDLNDLLDKIDGRKVKIDSGEKILRTKDAKVKFVEMNWREKLLALISDPNIAYILLLLGIYGILFELYNPGAIFPGVIGAICLILAFYSLQALPINYAGLALIILGIILLLLEIKIVSHGLLTIGGAISLLLGSIMLINSPFELMQISLTVIITAVALTVLFFLFAIGMALKAQRRKPTTGKEALVGEKGIALTKFKPASNGWATGQVRVHGEIWKAMSQDVINPNEEIVVQGIEGLTLKVAKSDKQK
- a CDS encoding slipin family protein — encoded protein: MTISLLTVIIVFLIIILSSAIRVLREYERGVIFRLGRLIGAKGPGLILLIPIVDRMVKVSLRTVALDVPPQDVITRDNVSIKVNAVVYFRVVDPERAIVEVEDYLYATSQLSQTTLRSVLGQSELDEILAEREKINQNLQQIIDAHTDPWGIKVSMVEIKHVDLPAEMQRAMARQAEAERERRAKVISAEGEYQAAQRLAEAAQIIGQYPTAIQLRFLQTLSEVASERNSTTIFPIPIELIRPFIEAGDKKK
- a CDS encoding PfkB family carbohydrate kinase, yielding MNLLVVGSIALDTIETPFASVSETPGGSALYISISASYFTDSIGLVGIVGDDFPKDVIDELKQRNVNLSGLKIVPGERTFRWAGKYHYDMNTRETIYTQLNVFSDFDPIIPDHFKSSKYICLGNIDPVLQMKVLNQVRSPKLVIADTMNFWIERKFDELLETLKHVNVLIVNDAEARQIAREPNLIKAGRKILKLGPDVVIIKKGEHGAVLMIDNAIFSAPAYPIEAIQDPTGAGDTFAGGFAGWLARTDDVSEKNLRRAVIYGSAIASFCVEDFGINRIRKLSWEDIQKRFRAFKEMTSFEVD
- a CDS encoding glycoside hydrolase family 2 TIM barrel-domain containing protein, which encodes MKKFQILFLLIFLSTNSPMVFPSEKKFLINGEPTFTGLDAGMFQDTNTRIKIDLSGKWLAKVENKWIEIQVPSAYDFTGDVTFRKNFNLSDSILNNMTLFLVSYGINYECEIFINGQFLSSHIGGYTSFVVKIPDRMLNFGDNVIEIRVSNKLNSRTTIPLRHQVWAWRNYGGIFRDIYILATPKVWIDDAKVKYTFGSNYAVLNGEIELYVSSVEISRIFRDKNFELKLQIFERENNTFVAETAPVKFFIDDSRSQKINLPFTIYNPKMWSPESPSLYILKLILTNLGNVVDEFIILTGFRDVKILNGDIYLNGKRFIFKGISRHEDHPKYGNSLTYEEMEKDIVLIKNLGANAIRLGHYPAHPYVLNLCDRYGLFVLEEIPVWNVPADILTEERYISLAKDYVYEMINRDKNHPSVFAWGIGNEFDSAEPIARRYVEELRKFIRAIDDRPVYYVSRMIKNDVCADLVDIACVNVYIDDLRKFSENISFWKSKYKNKPVVISEYGKAVQLGNRNGYSDPLSYESQAKYILERYRLIQEFDLDGSFVWIFADWKGERPVLTLPNSDRYLYTMGLVSYDRSEKRPAYEVLKALYTEGKIPALPIGDYSEPIPTVYTIIGIILLLSLSYIYYSYRWFRENLNRALFKPYNFFADVRDQYLISSGQTTILSLILSSTFGIFIAGVLNRLKQNEYLDYILTHFIFVDQLKVKLISIIWDPLYSSIFFSILSFVSILFIALLIQFFSTFVKVKVYPSHSYSVAVWSFLPLIFLIPIDMILYRVINGFGSGLVIVLIGVFVCLISFVRLVKGIAIIYEVKQLRVGVVSVALILVVLGFILLYYNYKFSSFAYLKFFLNILNSTK